Proteins encoded in a region of the Streptomyces sp. NBC_00258 genome:
- a CDS encoding ATP-binding protein — protein sequence MDLRAADAAHLYAAGRDLHIGTQPPQAPAAALRTLPRDTTAFTGRRTETEHLLASASSAQSQGIHIVSGMPGVGKTALAVHVAHLLVTSYPCGQLFVRLHAHTPGRQPADPAEALGSLLVGLGVDPRHLPHSLDARSRLWRDRLAGRRILIVLDDAASRTQVEPLLPGDPNCLVMITSRRRLAFPEGAASLALGVLPPTDASLLFTRLAGREVRSAQNDAVARINELCGRLPLAIALLASRIAHRPHWDLATFASELACAQDRLEELATGDLATAAAFTMSYRALPSGRKRLFRLLGLHPGPDIDAYAASALTGTPLPAVRRELEALYDDHLVDSERPGRYHLHDLLRMYARDAANADPAQEHTEAIDRLTDYYRQAAAAACRHGTAEVHAPLPPSGPALALPEHATHQDAVEWMRAEHANLTACALHAAESGRHTQTFRLAATLADFLHHSAHWGEAARLHEAAVRAALGARDQRATATALYNLGRVHSATGNFERAAALLRAAARLAAAENLPAQAHALCALGQVRFATGAYPEAGRHLHQALNLHRAGVNRLGEADALWELGRVHDITSDFPQAAVLARQALDLYTSAEHEPGQAKTLWLLSRIRHMTGHYAEADQLAGRALIIYRRLRERTGEANALWELGRVACGRGDQLTAGRFGQQALTLYQTLGDRLGEASALWLLSRILLAAHEAAAAEDLAQQAHDLYRRLGNQHGEANALLELGKAKTMSQHHAQATVLLTRSRELFRAAEDIQGEAEALNSSGDLLAVTDAPRALATYEQALHLARQASSPKDQAHALEGAASCHQRCGRWRAALTCWAQALSLHEWMGTRPALATCSVLAPI from the coding sequence ATGGACCTCCGTGCGGCCGATGCCGCACACCTCTACGCGGCAGGACGAGACCTCCATATCGGAACGCAGCCGCCCCAGGCACCAGCCGCGGCGTTGCGGACGCTGCCTCGGGACACCACCGCATTCACCGGCCGCCGCACTGAGACGGAGCACTTGCTGGCCAGCGCGTCCTCGGCGCAGAGTCAGGGCATCCACATCGTCAGTGGCATGCCCGGCGTAGGAAAGACCGCCTTGGCGGTGCATGTCGCCCATCTCCTCGTGACCTCCTACCCGTGCGGTCAGCTATTCGTCCGGCTGCACGCCCACACTCCTGGTCGGCAACCCGCTGACCCCGCCGAAGCGCTGGGATCACTGCTGGTCGGTCTGGGTGTGGATCCCCGGCACCTTCCCCACAGCCTGGATGCCCGGTCGCGCCTGTGGAGAGACCGCCTTGCCGGGCGACGCATACTGATCGTTCTCGACGATGCCGCCTCGCGCACACAAGTGGAACCGCTCCTGCCCGGAGATCCCAACTGCCTGGTCATGATCACCAGCAGGCGCCGTCTGGCCTTTCCCGAAGGCGCCGCGTCACTCGCCCTTGGCGTGCTCCCGCCGACAGATGCGAGCCTGCTTTTTACACGGCTGGCCGGCCGGGAGGTCCGATCCGCCCAGAATGACGCTGTAGCTCGGATCAATGAGCTGTGCGGCCGCCTTCCGCTCGCCATCGCATTGCTGGCGAGCCGCATCGCCCACCGACCCCACTGGGATCTGGCCACCTTTGCCAGCGAGCTGGCCTGCGCCCAGGACCGCCTGGAGGAACTTGCCACAGGAGATCTCGCCACTGCGGCAGCCTTCACCATGTCCTACCGCGCTCTGCCGTCCGGTCGGAAGCGTCTCTTTCGTCTGCTGGGCCTGCACCCCGGGCCCGACATCGACGCCTACGCCGCGTCTGCACTGACCGGCACACCGTTGCCCGCCGTGCGGCGTGAACTCGAGGCCCTCTACGACGACCACCTCGTCGACTCGGAGAGGCCCGGCCGATACCACCTCCACGACCTGCTGCGCATGTACGCACGGGACGCGGCCAACGCCGATCCCGCACAAGAACACACAGAAGCCATTGACCGGCTGACGGACTACTACAGGCAGGCCGCTGCAGCAGCCTGCCGGCACGGTACGGCCGAGGTTCACGCTCCACTGCCCCCTTCAGGACCGGCCCTTGCTCTACCAGAACACGCCACACACCAGGACGCTGTGGAGTGGATGAGGGCAGAGCATGCCAATCTCACTGCTTGCGCTCTGCACGCGGCGGAATCCGGCAGGCACACTCAGACCTTCCGCCTGGCCGCCACCCTGGCCGATTTCCTCCATCACAGCGCTCACTGGGGTGAAGCTGCCCGGCTACATGAGGCTGCCGTGCGCGCAGCCCTCGGCGCCCGCGACCAGCGGGCCACAGCGACGGCGCTGTACAACCTGGGCCGTGTCCACTCCGCGACAGGCAATTTCGAGCGCGCCGCAGCACTGCTGCGCGCCGCAGCCCGGCTTGCTGCTGCCGAGAACCTTCCGGCACAGGCCCACGCCCTGTGCGCCCTGGGCCAGGTGCGTTTCGCCACGGGCGCCTACCCCGAAGCAGGCCGTCATCTGCACCAGGCACTGAACCTGCACCGCGCGGGTGTCAATCGCCTCGGCGAGGCGGACGCCCTGTGGGAGCTGGGCCGCGTGCACGACATCACCAGTGATTTCCCGCAGGCGGCAGTACTGGCCCGACAGGCACTGGACCTCTACACATCGGCGGAACATGAACCTGGTCAGGCCAAGACCCTGTGGCTGCTGAGCCGGATCCGCCACATGACAGGGCACTACGCCGAGGCCGACCAGCTTGCCGGGCGGGCGCTGATCATCTATCGCAGACTGCGAGAACGTACCGGTGAAGCAAACGCCCTGTGGGAACTAGGCCGAGTGGCATGCGGGAGAGGAGACCAACTGACGGCAGGCCGCTTCGGCCAGCAAGCACTCACCCTCTACCAGACCCTGGGGGACCGGCTGGGGGAAGCCAGCGCTCTGTGGCTGCTGAGCCGGATTCTGCTCGCTGCACACGAAGCGGCCGCGGCTGAAGACCTGGCGCAACAAGCCCACGACCTGTACCGCAGACTCGGCAACCAACACGGCGAAGCCAATGCACTGCTAGAACTCGGCAAGGCCAAGACCATGTCACAGCATCACGCGCAGGCCACCGTGCTGCTGACTCGCTCTCGCGAACTGTTCAGGGCAGCAGAGGACATCCAAGGAGAGGCAGAAGCTCTCAACAGCAGCGGCGACCTGCTGGCGGTCACAGACGCCCCCCGCGCGCTGGCCACATACGAGCAGGCCCTTCACCTCGCGCGGCAGGCCAGTAGCCCCAAGGACCAAGCCCACGCCCTCGAAGGCGCAGCGTCCTGCCATCAGCGCTGCGGACGATGGCGCGCTGCACTCACCTGTTGGGCGCAGGCTCTGAGCTTGCATGAGTGGATGGGCACCCGGCCCGCACTGGCCACGTGCTCCGTCCTCGCCCCAATCTAG
- a CDS encoding zinc-ribbon domain-containing protein encodes MAAVRARLKAEFVSNLSSPGTVLEDMPLSSTDRCQWRCSAKGCGHQWPARLQFRTRPVKPSGCPECWQRRNRAPGPGESLADLNPALARQFRRNLSRPDRGPDTLRPQSHDLCEWECAQGHFWSAALANRTNGRRCPDCTGHGRSPFECNVAMLVEAASGLSVELDHRLRLPGRRQDRFDLYLSEPAPGLLIDLDPEWTHGRPGSLERDTAKTVAALAAGLDVERIRSRGLPPVPVHGLAHHEAGPGVNPEDWTDAVGVVLRRRGLSWRQLTPAEVTAALTKGAQLWETATAGPEVLAADVAPHLEEEFVANLTNPGKTPARMPPGCNDVCLWRCRKPDCGYEWKTVLNSRALAGRGCRQCGHAQVGAANSRPGPGASLAEANPTMAEELIDVVGHPGWTAYDLLPTSNKTCRWRCPEPHCRFEYPAPPNRRTGQSSGCPRCARRRTVAARVRPKPGKSLQDVHPAIASELAEVIDEPNMTAKELGPSSTKLCRWACSKPGCPGRWDATPDQRSRRDGTGKRCPVCHPPRKSRTPP; translated from the coding sequence ATGGCTGCAGTTCGGGCCCGGCTGAAGGCCGAGTTCGTGTCCAACCTGTCCAGCCCGGGCACGGTGCTGGAAGACATGCCGCTGTCCTCCACAGACCGGTGCCAGTGGCGCTGCTCGGCAAAAGGATGCGGTCACCAGTGGCCCGCCCGGCTGCAGTTCCGCACCCGTCCCGTCAAACCCTCGGGGTGCCCTGAGTGCTGGCAGCGCCGCAACCGGGCTCCCGGCCCGGGAGAATCACTGGCCGATCTGAATCCTGCTCTGGCACGGCAGTTCCGCCGCAACCTCAGCCGTCCCGACCGCGGTCCGGACACCCTGCGCCCGCAGTCCCATGACCTGTGCGAGTGGGAGTGCGCTCAAGGGCATTTCTGGTCGGCGGCGCTCGCCAACCGCACCAATGGCCGCCGGTGCCCGGACTGCACCGGCCACGGGCGGTCCCCGTTCGAGTGCAACGTTGCCATGCTCGTCGAGGCCGCCTCCGGGCTCAGCGTGGAACTGGACCACCGCCTCCGCCTGCCCGGGCGCCGTCAGGACCGCTTCGACCTGTACCTGTCCGAGCCGGCCCCGGGCCTGCTCATCGACCTGGACCCGGAATGGACCCACGGCAGGCCAGGAAGCCTGGAGCGTGACACCGCGAAGACGGTGGCAGCACTCGCCGCCGGACTCGACGTGGAACGCATCCGAAGCCGCGGGCTCCCGCCCGTTCCGGTACATGGCCTCGCCCACCATGAGGCCGGGCCGGGGGTGAACCCCGAAGACTGGACGGACGCGGTGGGTGTCGTACTGCGACGCCGCGGCCTTTCCTGGCGACAGCTCACACCGGCCGAGGTCACCGCGGCCCTCACGAAGGGGGCGCAGCTGTGGGAGACGGCCACCGCCGGCCCCGAGGTGTTGGCGGCGGACGTGGCGCCGCACCTTGAGGAGGAGTTCGTCGCGAACCTCACCAACCCGGGCAAGACCCCCGCTCGGATGCCTCCCGGCTGCAATGACGTGTGTCTTTGGCGGTGCCGGAAGCCGGACTGCGGCTACGAATGGAAGACCGTACTGAACAGCCGGGCACTTGCCGGCCGCGGCTGCCGCCAGTGCGGTCACGCACAGGTGGGCGCGGCAAACAGCAGGCCGGGCCCCGGTGCATCACTCGCCGAGGCCAATCCGACGATGGCCGAAGAACTCATCGATGTCGTCGGCCACCCCGGCTGGACCGCGTACGACCTGCTCCCCACGTCGAACAAAACCTGCCGGTGGAGGTGCCCCGAACCGCACTGCCGCTTCGAGTACCCCGCCCCTCCAAACCGCCGCACAGGCCAGTCGAGCGGATGCCCCCGGTGCGCTCGCCGACGCACCGTTGCCGCCAGGGTGCGCCCCAAGCCCGGCAAATCCCTGCAGGACGTGCACCCGGCCATCGCCAGCGAGCTTGCCGAAGTGATCGACGAACCGAACATGACCGCGAAGGAACTCGGGCCGAGCTCCACCAAACTGTGCCGGTGGGCCTGTTCGAAGCCCGGCTGTCCGGGACGCTGGGACGCTACGCCCGATCAGCGCTCCCGCCGCGACGGCACCGGCAAACGCTGCCCGGTGTGCCACCCACCGCGAAAAAGCCGCACCCCGCCGTGA